Part of the Brassica oleracea var. oleracea cultivar TO1000 chromosome C8, BOL, whole genome shotgun sequence genome is shown below.
TGTGTAGTTTATTTGGACTCGGCATGGACTTAAAATTTATTTGCATATGTTTGTCAATCTTCAAAGAAAAAAAAAGTATAACATGCTACCTATATTTTATAGGTTGTATCATGATGACCCTGTTATGAATCCTCTGACTCCTTGGGAGAGACCACCTATAAAAAATGTGTTTTGCATATATGGTGCTCATTTAAAGACAGAGGTATGACTACGTTCTCCAAATGACAGTGTGTCTGTTCTGTAATTATATTCTCTGCTTTGTTTTGCAATATTTTAGTTTGTTTGTGCTCTTATCTTCTCCGTTGTATCTTAAGCTTTTAAACGTTAAAGATACTAAACGTATGAACATGTATTAGGTTGGTTATTACTTTGCCCCAAGTGGCAAACCTTACCCTGATAATTGGATCATTACGGATATCATTTACGAGACTGAAGGTTCCCTCGTATCAAGGTAGATCCTCGCAATGGCAGCAAGTAAAACAGGATGCAAGGCTTTCTGTATCAGTCTAGTGGCGTATTATTTCATTTGCATCAGAAAGTTGTTACATAACTAAAATTTCAATAGTCTTAGTCATTTACACTTAGTCGATGATCAGTGGGTACGAGAGGGCAGAGGTGTGACATACTTGCATGAAAACTGGCAAAACAAAATTAACCCAGTTCTGAACTAGGAGTAGTCTTTTTTAGCAAAAAAAAACTAGTAGTCTTCCCTTTAATATATATATTTTTGCTTTTAGAAACGGTAGACTAGCTCACATCTTCACTCTGAAATATCTGCAGGTCTGGAACTGTTGTTGATGGGAACGCTGGACCTATAACTGGGGATGAGACGGTAATCTCAGAAGTTGTTTCGAATAACTTTGTTGGAAAGCTACTGAATACCAATATGATATTGCTTCTGGATGACTGCATGTTATGTATTAAACTGCCGTCTCTATATATTCTTTTATAGGTACCTTATCATTCACTCTCTTGGTGCAAGAACTGGCTCGGACCTAAAGTCAACATAACAATGGCTCCCCAGGTACGCTTGTCTAGTTCCCCACCTCAAGGCTCATTGTGTCTTGTAAATTTTTCTTATCTTCCACTAAAAGTTTCTATATCTCAAATACATTTTTATTCCATAGATAATCTATAAAATTCATTTGAGTCGCCAACAGTTTTTCCTTTCCACAAAAAGACATCTCTCTCTGTACGTATACATAGCTAAAATAAATGTTCATTGAAAAACAACAGCCAGAACACGATGGAAGTGATGTACACGTGGAATTAAATGTTGAACACGAGCATGGGTCAGACATCATAGCGAACATGACGAAAGCACCAAGGGTTAAGTACATAACCTTCTATGAAGACTCTGAGAGCATTACAGGAAAGAGAACTGCAGTCTGGGAGCTTGATAAAAGTGAGTAACAAACATATCACTTTTGACTTATCAAAGCATCATGCATTGGTTTTTAACTTTTGACTAATCATTTGTGTGCAGCAAATCACAGGAACATTGTTAGATCCCCAGTTCTAATGCGGGAGTTATGGCTTCAGATGTGGCATGACATTCAGCCTGGTGCAAAGTCCAAATTTGTCACCAAAGGTAACAAAAATATTATTGGCTGCTGCTCTATCACTTTTCTATTGCTTTGGGTTTGATTGTGATGCCGTGTTTCACAGCCAAGCGCGGGCCACTTAGAGATGCCGATTGCTACTGGGATTACGGGAAAGCCTGTTGTGCTTGGCAAGAATACTGTGAATACAGGTTTCCACTCTCCTATTACATGCAAAGTTTGTTATCTATATTTCTGAAATCCCTAACTTTACTGATTTGGTTTGTTGTAATATCGTGAAACCTGATGCAGATACAGTTTTGGGGATGTTCACTTAGGACAAAGTTGTAGATTGAGGAACACATCTGCGAATATGCTGCTCCAGTACATATAGATTTTCCTCCTTCGGGTCACAATAATTTCCTTTTTTTTCTCACATTCCAAGTCTCTTATTTTCAACTGATTCTTTCTCTTAAATTTGTTACAGCAAAGGACCATTCCTTACCCTCCATTTTTCAAAACATTCCATTCTTATTGCTCTCTGTTTTGCTACGCATTTTGCCTTCTCACGCAAAGGTATTCTTTTGTGATTTTATTTTGTTTCTCTTATGAGCATATGCTAATACGATTACTGATAGAGTGAAGTACTACTTTGAAATTTACGGCTAAGTGAGTAAAATCCCGTATTAAAAAGGTCTATTTGTTAACAACACCTGCTTTTCGTGTTTACAAAACCGTTTACGTTTCCGGTTGCGTTTGAATACTCAAGTGCTTGATTGTTTCAAAAACACGTTATTCTTTTATACAATTCTTATATCTTTATGTATGTTATATAACCAAAATTTATTTATATAAAAGTTTTAACTACAACAGGTTGAAGTAATTGTATATAAATCATAAAAAGAGGTGGGTGAAAATTTTACTAATTATGGGTTTTACGTTTTTGATAAGAAATTAGGAATGGGAAAAAGCGTAATTAGGTGGGGGAATTAAAGTTCTCAGTGGTTTGATGGTTTGGTTGAACATGAGTTTTGAACTTTTTATACGAGTCTATACTTTATATATCCAAATTAAATGTTTTAGTCAATTTTATGGTCCCTCTCAAACTGGGGTCCTTTATCTATTTTTGTTTTATTTTACCCCCAAATTTGCCACCCTTATTAAATTATAGACATGCATTATTTTCTTGTTATTAATAACTTTTTTAATTTTGTTTTTGGTAATAAGTATGGCATTCTTCTTCCACTTAGATGGATGAAAGGTGGCAAACTTAATACCAAACTATCCAACGCCTAACAAAATGCATAACCTTTAACTCTACCAAAATAATCTCTCTTACAGTTCTTTGTTGTTATTTAATCGCTCTTTGTTAGGTGACAGTTGTATGAAAACTGAGCGACTTGTAAATCTCCATGCCATTTTAAGGTTTTCATCATTATGCATACAGTTAAATATAATTATTTTCTTCATATAGGTCTAAATAAAATAAATTAGAAATTATTTCCTGAGTGATTACATATGTTAATTAGTTAATTTAATATATACCTGCATTATAGTAACTATGTTTTATATGTATGATTACTACATCCTACTTGTCAATTGATTGAGGTTGGGCCTTACAGTTATTGTTGTCTAAGGTATTGTGTTTTATTGGTGATAGAAAAAAGGTACTGTGTTTTATTATTGTCAATAATAGTAAGTGATTTTCATATAAAGGACAGATTTTATTTAAAAGGACAAATTAGTTAGAAAAAATATGTAAGGAATTCAAAATCTAGTCATTAAAGTGTGAAACCCATAAAAAGGTTTATCAGAATAGTAAAGTTTTTTTTTCGTAACACTATCAGAATAGTAAAGTTTTTAAACTAATTTGGTCATTCTTGAATTCGGTTCTCTCCATCGTTGAAAAATTATAAAGTTTAAGTGCTGATAAAGAAATGAAAAGTAAACGAGGAAAAAGTCTTAACATAAAACAATTTTCTTTCTCCCTTGTATTTAGCATGTTTGCGCGTCTCTTCATTTGCATATAGCCACAAATAGAAAGAGAGAATTTCGATTGTGTTAAAAAGGTTGCAAGGGTTGATGAATAAAATTTGATAGCAGGTAGTATATAAGTGTGGTCTGATCAAAATATATATTTTATGAACTGAGTTCGTGCTTTGATCACGCCACATTACCCAGTAAGAAAATGATTAGGGAAAATACTTCATTCTTAAAAGAAAGATAATCAATTTCAATATCATTGGTATTTAAAACTAATTTATTTCATGTATGATTTTACAAATTAGATTCTGATATTGCTGTAGTTTCAATATTTTATCTCTCGTTCTTATAAACTTTAATATTTATGCCAAAGAAGCCAGATTTCAGTTATTATATTCCTTGTAATCCTATAGAATGAGAGAGTATGAGACTAACAAAAAGGACAATTCGGTCAATTTATTTTCGATGGTGACCCAAAATTGAAGAAACGTTAAAGCAAAATAAAGGGTAATATAGTCAATTCCAATTGAGTGGCCTTTTGGTAATTTAGCAGAACGTCAAGGGGAATCCAAGCCTCCCTCCAGCCTCTATAAATTGTCACAACATACCCATTCCCGTGAACCTTCTTTTATCCCTACTCGTTCTCTCTCTCTCTCTCTCTCTCTCTCTCTCTCTCTTTCCCTCTACGATTATATTCTCTCCTCATAAATAAATTATCTAAAATTTTCATTTTTTCACCCCGATCCAAGATTTTATTTTTACTGTTTTTACGACGGTTAATATTTATTTAATTGTGTTGGCTGACGTGGCATGCAACCAATAAAAACGCACCATGAACACCAAAACTATGCGTCTTCCGCCACGTCGCGTTCAAACGCCAGACAAACGCAAAGAAAGAGACGGCGTTATATCCTCCGTCGTCCAAAAACCGCCGGAAACCTCCGTGAAGAAGCTTCCTCCGCCGCATGTTGTTAACCGTCCGCCGGTTAATTCCAATACTAATAAATCCCTAATCGCAGCCGAGCCGGTCGGCTCGAACCAGCTAATTTTAGCGGGTTACTTGAGTCACGAGTTTCTCACCAACGGCACACTGTTCGGTGAGCAATGGGATCCGGCTCGAGCACAAGCCGGTGCGACCGAGTCGAAGAAGTTAAAGCGGAGCCATATTAGTGAGCCGGCTGAGGAAAGTGAGCCGAAAAGGAAGAGGTATGTGGAGGTTGCTAATCTTCTACGGTCTGACGGGGCCCACCTGCCCGGCATCGTCAATCCTGCCCAGCTTGCCCGTTTTCTCAAACTGTGATCGCGTGTACACGTGTAAACAGATCGTTGGTCCGTCGTTTGGGAAGCAAAACAGCTCTAAAACGGGAACCTCCTCCCTCCTCTCTATCTCTATCCTTTTTTTTTTTCCTCTCAAATGTTTTTAAATCATCTATGTAAAGCTGAAACTCGCTCTCTTCGTCGTCTTCCTCGAGATTGATCGAGAAAGCTTAGGGTTTGTTGTGAGGTAGATGTTCATGTCTTTGTACATCAGACGTATCAACTAGCCAATCGATTAATATTCTCAAGTTTTAATTTAATTTTTGTGGATTTTTGATGGTATGATGGTGAATTGTATGAATCCGATCAATACATGACGCAAAACTATGATAAATATTATGTTGATTATTTAATTCGGTCGATGATGATGATAATTGTGATCATAAACAGATGATTGTCTATGTCGTTGAGCTTCTTAGTTGAATTCGATTTGATCTTTATAGTGACGAGCTTGTGTTTGAAGCCTATAGTTTGTTCTTGCTTTCTTAAAGGACATGGATCGTTTATGGATTAATTAAAAAAAAGAACAGAACTTGAAACTTATTCTCAGTCTTTGGATCCTCAGTACTTGCTTTGGCCCAATTGTCAGATTATCTTCGTCCGCTTTGGTTTATTTGTATTTGACAATGCCTCCCCCTTCACGTCCACAGCACTTTCGTACGAGATGTTCTTGCGTATTTTGGCCAGTAACTTTGATCATCTCTAGCGTGATGTTAGTTAGGTGTTTGTTGTAGATTTCATTTCAACACACACAATGTAATGAAGTCATGATCTCTCCCTCGTGGATTACGATTTGTACACTAATATGGCAGAACATAACCAATAAATGTAGCCTCTAAACAGAATAATCTTTTTATGAAGCTATTGTTTTTTAAAAAAATTGTATCAATTAGTGGCCAATAATTGATCTGTTTTTACTAACAACTGCTGATTTCCATTCAGTTTTACCAAATTAAGATTACAATACATAACAAATATATACATTAATTAGTTTTAATCCACTTACAACTTGATTTCGTTCGCTTAGTTTTTTTTGTTCTTAACTGGGCATCGTAATACAGTTTATTAGCTCTCAGCATTCTTTTTTTTTTTTTTGTTAACAAGACAAGCACGTACATAATAGCTTCTTCTTCCTCCTTTTTTTTCTTAGTTACTATTTTGATTTGGTTTGGCAATTACATTATGGCCAACTACAAAATGAAAAGCCTCTTGAAGGGTCTTAGGTACATTTCTCATATGTTTGGTGAGTAATTTTACATTTGTGAATATAACTTATAGGAATTTTTGCCCTTGTAATAGACTACTTGTTCAAAGAAAATAAATAATATGCTACTTTTAAATCACCAAAAACTATTAGTATTAATCTTTGTGAAACTGCGAAATATGAAGAAAACGAGAAAGAGCCAGATCAGATGCAAATTGGAACTCCAACAGATGTAAAGCATGTTGCACACATTGGTTGGTATGGAGGATCTGTCAATCAAAACTCACCTAGCTGGGTATATATATACATGTTTTCTCTATATTTCTGTATAACGATATAGCATCATTAATTATAAACTAACAATAGGTTTAATGTAGATGAATGATTTTAAAGCATCGGGTGGTGGATATGCATCTACGCCTCTAGGAAATTATATCGTAGAGGATGCCTCTGAAGGTAGCTCTAGTCATATTTAGCTACCTGTAGCTTTAGTCTAACATAAATATATATTTTAAATACATTTCTTACAACGCAGTATATATAATGTAGAGATGCTTACGTACGTGCAGATTCAACTCGAGCACGTGACATACCAAGACATCCAAGATCGTCGAGAGACGGTTTGAACAATGTGGATTCACCAATAAAAGGACGATCACGACGTGGAACCTTAAACTCTAGTGGGAATCCAAAAACTTCACGGAGGTCAAAAGAAACTTGTGATAATCCTCAAGACGGTTCTAGAAAATCTCGTAGAAGAAAAAACTAGAGATTGTGCGAATGATGGATCGTCGCGTAGCACATGCAGATCGGCAGACATAATCTATAGTGTCTATTAAAGAATCAATAATATCAATCTCTGGTGATATATATGTTTAAGACGCAAGATATAAGTGTGGTCTTATAAAACTATCATGTAGCTTTTAAGCTTTGGTTTGTCTTTCATCTAACCGGTTGAGTTTATCACAGCTCATTTCACAAGATAGAGTTAGTTATTAGATTATAATCATGCATGGTTTAGAGAAAACAATTACGGTGTAATTAAGAAGTTTACGTGCAGTCGTCATGTTATTTGGTTAGCATCTTAAAACAAATTATGAGTAAAGAGAATAAATTATCATCCCTCATTTTAATGTTGTTTGTGAATATTTAATTTTAAAACAGTTTCATGGTTAATGATGCATGTGTACACGATCATCCAGTTGCATTAGAAAAATTGTGTCTTTCTATAGCAACACTTGTGTATAGTTTAGGATTGAGCCATTTGTCTTGGACTCTTGGTCAAGGTCAACAATTTAAAAACCAGAAAATATTATTAAACCGAACTTAACCGGCTACATAACCGGATGAAATCAGCGGTTTATTACACATTATGAGTCTTCTCCACGGACACGGAGGAGGGTGGAGAGAAGACATTAAATCCGGATTTTGAATTCAATAAACTTCTCTACGAATGCGACTCTTGAAACGTTACCATTGACATTCCGACTTTCTCGGGGAGAGAGCTCTTCTACTCTTCTTCTTTCAGCGCAAGTTTGCTCTTTCTCACGAAACCTCTGGTGGTGATAATGTCTACGGCGAGTTTGTATCGGAGGTTCCTTCCCTCTCCTCCGGCGATAGATTTCGCTTCTGTTGAAGGCAAGGTGCGTATTATCATGGAAATTGAAATCAAGGTTTTTTTTTTTTTTTTTTTTATCTGCTTGTGGTCAGTGACGATCTTTGATTTTGGTTTTCCGTAGATTTTGTTCATTGTCTTAGAGACTAGATCTGAGTATGTGAATTAGCTAACATCAAAAGACTGTTTAAAAAAAAAAAAATAATAATAATTTCAAGATAGTTCATTTGCAATCAACAGTCACTGAGGATTAAACTCAATCGAGTCTCTCTGAAGAGTTTGAAAATTCTATTGTTTGCAGAAAATCTTCAATGAGGCGCTTCAGAAAGGAACCATGGAAGGGTTCTTCAGGCTGATCTCTTATTTCCAGACGCAGTCCGAGCCTGCTTACTGTGGATTAGCTAGTCTTTCCATGGTTTTGAATTCTCTCTCTATTGACCCCGGGAGGAAATGGAAAGGTAATATATATACTTCTAATTCATGACTTTTACAAGACCACATTAGTTTCTTGATTTTTCTTCTTCTTCTTCTTCTCTCTCTCTCTCTCGTAGGGCCTTGGAGGTGGTTTGATGAATCTATGCTGGAGTGTTGCGAGCCACTTCAGATAGTGAAGGATAAGGGCATTACGTTTGGGAAAGTTGTCTGTTTGGCTCATAGCTCTGGTGCTAAAGTCCAAGCTTTCCGCACTACTCAGAGCACTATTGATGATTTCCGCAAATACGTCTTGAAATGTTCCACTTCTGATAATTGTCATATGATCTCAACATATCATAGAGGAATATTCAAGCAGGTACAGCTTTTTTTTTGGGGGGCCTAAACTGTGTATAAATTAACAGTAATATGGCATCTAGGTGAATTTTAACACTACCCATAAGGTGCTCCTGTGTATCTGAATGTCATTATGAAGTTTGAGATTGCTGAAGTTCTTTAGTTTCTTGCTAGAAAGTTTCATGTTGATTGTGATTTTAATAACCCTGGTTGCAGACTGGAAATGGCCATTTTTCACCTATTGGTGGCTATAATGCTGAAAGAGATATGGCTTTGATTCTTGATGTCGCTCGTTTCAAGTATCCTCCTCATTGGGTTCCTCTTAAGCTTCTTTGGGATGCCATGAACAGTATTGATCAGTCAACAGGGAGACATAGAGGGTACATTATCTTTCTTTCGTTTTTTCTTAGCCTTTACTTCTATGATTGAAGAAGGTAATCCTCTTCTATCTTACGCAATTGCCTTTTCTGATGTTCTCCTTTACTTCCAGGTTCATGCTTATATCTAGACCCCACAGAGAACCAGGATTACTCTATACTCTGGTAAGTCCAAAGTCCTGGTGCTATTCATAGTTACTGCTAGTTTGTCTTCAATCCTTCACACTGTAGCTGTTATTAGTATTCTTATCCTAAAACAATTTTCACATTGATGTGAGTGTGAACTTTTAAGAGAACATTTTGTTTCAAAGTTTGAGTGAGTGATGATTCCTGATTATATATTTCAGAGTTGTAAAGATGAGAGCTGGACCAGCATAGCAAAGTATTTGAAGGAAGATGTTCCTCTTCTTGTAAGCTCGCAGCATGTTGATACTATTGAAAGAATCTTGGATGTTGTTTTTAAGTCACTTCCGTCAAACTTCAACCAATTCATCAGATGGATGGCTGAGATAAGAAGAACAGAGGATATAAACCAAAATCTCAGCTCAGAAGAGGAATCAAGGCTCGACCTAAAGGTACTATTCTATTGTTGATTTTCTCCTCAACTCAGTTTTCCAAATTATTCATCACTGTTTTATGGTTTGTTTTACTGCAGCAAGAGCTGCTGAAACAAGTGCAGGAGACTGAACTGTTCAAGCATGTGGAAAAGTTTCTATTCTCTGTGGGTTATGAAGACAGTCAGTCATATGTTCCTGCCAAGACTGGTTCACAAGATTCCGAAAACTTATCGGAAATGGAATCAGATGAGTCTTGTTGTCCGGAAACTTGTGTGAAATGCATCAAAGGTATGTTTGTTCTTGAACTTGTGAGTTATACAAACCTGATAAAAGCCCTTTCATTTTCAAGGTAGTGGCTTGGCTTGTACAAAGTTCTTAATTGTTGTGCTTTGTTTTCTTGTTTTGCATCAAGGTGTTGGTGAGGATAAAGTGAAGACTTACCCGTCCGGGAACGATGTGTTCACTGCTCTTCTGTTGGCTTTACCTCCACAGGCATGGTCAGGTATCAAAGACCAATCACTTCTGCAAGAGATGAAACAGCTCATTTCCATGGTTAGCTTCCCAACTCTGCTTCAACAGGAGGTAAGTAATCAAACCAACTTTAAATTCTTTGTGTTTATGCAGTTAAAAAGGCTTTTAAAATCTTTTCCTTCTGAGGATTGCCTGCCTCATGAGGCTTTTGTTTTCTATGGTATTGGCTAACAGGTGTTGCATCTACGACGCCAACTTCAGCTGCTAAAAAGATGTCAGGAGAATAAAGAAGACGAAGACCTCTCTGCTCCTGCCTAAATATTATTACACTAATCACTCTCATTTTTTTCTCAACAACCAACATAAACCTTAAGAAACCATTGAATGTCTAATTTATCTCTTATGGGTGCGTAATTCATTCGGCTGTCCCCAGATGCTCTGTTTCTGATTTAAGTATAACCTTATGATCAATGATTGTTAATAGTCGTTTCAAATTACTTAGCAACAAAGTCGTTGTAGTATAGTGGTAAGTATTCCCGCCTGTCACGCGGGTGACCCGGGTTCGATCCCCGGCAACGGCGATTATCTTTTTTTGGTTACAAAATCTAATTGGGCTTGTGCATGTTCTTGGAACCCAAAATCTATCCGGCCTAGAAAAGCCCAACACCTCAGAATTCGTCTTGTTGTCCTTGGCTAGTATTTGTTTGTAATAAAAGACTGGTGTACACTTCTACTTCCTTGATTCATAAATTTTCATTCTATACATAGCCCCTGAGCTCTGTGCCAACCCAAAAGTGTTTTACATCATACATAACCACAACAACTGTTTTAAAGTATATGAATCGTTTTTACTGTATATCTTATATATATATATATATTAAACATATCTTCTCTTACATTTGTTTTCTGTTTACTTGGTTCGTTTGTATAAATCTCTTTCTTTAAAAGTTCTCACGACTTCCGAAGGGAGAGAAGCTCGAAGCTCCTCCTTAACGGATCTCCTCGAGTGTTCCTAGCACCACGGGAAAGAGTCGAACTCTTCTTTGATTCATATCCTCCTGGTCCCATTCTCTGACTCGTTGATCCCATTCCACCACCTCCGCTTGAAGTCACCAAACGGCTAGAGGATCTGCTATCACTCGGTCCACCGGCTGAACTTGGACGTGAGCTCGAAGCGATTGCTCTCCTTGAAGAGCTTCCGTTTCTCGACGAACTGCCTCTTCTTTCTGATTCACCACCAACCTGTGAAAAAACATACAAAGCTATGAGAAGTTTTGCAATGTTTTTTTTGTCTAAGAAAGTAAAAGAAGGGTTCTTACAGGCACATCATCAGAGTTTCTTGATGCAGAGCGATCACGTGGTGTCACATGCCTTCTTGAGAAAGCTTCAACCGCTCCTGATAACCTATTGCCAGCAGTTCTCTCCTGTTTTCCAGCGGTTAACTCCGGTTTTACATTTGTAGTATGATCCTGGAAACACAAATTAAGATTATACATTCTTCAAACTCTAACAAAAACTATAATATAGCATCAATTCCCCACCTAGGTACCAAATTAAAATTATAAACTTATTCCATAGACCATGATTTTAATTGGTTTATTATTAACCAAATAATTTTAAACCGGCTAAACCAAACCAAAATTCATTTATGAAGGGACTGATTACCCGAGTTCTTGAGCTAGAACTGGAGCTGGAACCAGTTTGCGGATGCTTCAAGACAGTCCAGTCAAACACATAATCAAACTGATAACCTGTGGCATTTGTTAAAGAACAAAAGAAGAACATTGAGAAACTGAAGAGACAAAGATTATAGAATTAGGAAAGTGTGGTAAGAACCTTCTCTAATAAACAAGTCTCTGAATAGCCTCTTGAGGTAAGAGTAATCAGGTTTGTCATCAAACCGTAGAGACCGGCAGTAACTGAAGTAAGAAACAAACTCAGACGGTTGGTTTCTACACAGAACCTGTTCTTCAACATCCAATGCTTAAGTGTCAATAAAAGAAAAATAAAAACAATGGCAGATGTGAACACATATACCTCTATAGGAGTTGAGACT
Proteins encoded:
- the LOC106309808 gene encoding glutathione gamma-glutamylcysteinyltransferase 2; this translates as MSTASLYRRFLPSPPAIDFASVEGKKIFNEALQKGTMEGFFRLISYFQTQSEPAYCGLASLSMVLNSLSIDPGRKWKGPWRWFDESMLECCEPLQIVKDKGITFGKVVCLAHSSGAKVQAFRTTQSTIDDFRKYVLKCSTSDNCHMISTYHRGIFKQTGNGHFSPIGGYNAERDMALILDVARFKYPPHWVPLKLLWDAMNSIDQSTGRHRGFMLISRPHREPGLLYTLSCKDESWTSIAKYLKEDVPLLVSSQHVDTIERILDVVFKSLPSNFNQFIRWMAEIRRTEDINQNLSSEEESRLDLKQELLKQVQETELFKHVEKFLFSVGYEDSQSYVPAKTGSQDSENLSEMESDESCCPETCVKCIKGVGEDKVKTYPSGNDVFTALLLALPPQAWSGIKDQSLLQEMKQLISMVSFPTLLQQEVLHLRRQLQLLKRCQENKEDEDLSAPA
- the LOC106308069 gene encoding uncharacterized protein LOC106308069, which gives rise to MNTKTMRLPPRRVQTPDKRKERDGVISSVVQKPPETSVKKLPPPHVVNRPPVNSNTNKSLIAAEPVGSNQLILAGYLSHEFLTNGTLFGEQWDPARAQAGATESKKLKRSHISEPAEESEPKRKRYVEVANLLRSDGAHLPGIVNPAQLARFLKL